GATTGATGCAGTGAATTcattatttacctatttgacagaCAAATATGAATCTTATCGTATGTGTTCTAACCTATTTTAATGCCCAATAAGTGACAGAAGCGGCTTTTTAGGAGTCGATCCTATTAAGTACAAGTTATCATCGtagttttcttcaaaattgttGTCATAAGCTTCGTTGAAGACGTCTTGGTTAAACATGCCGTAGTCTTGAGCCAGCACAATCGGCAGGAAAAGCACGAAGAAGATCAGAAGCCAGCTGGTGAAGCATCTAGTGGCGTTGCTGCCGAGTGTGACTGgaatagaaaatataattaaaaacgtTAGCTGATTTTTAACGATGAAATTTATAGTttctttttgaaaatttaagtaaaatataaataaataccaggaGAAAAATTTCATGAGATATAACGATAGGTACCATTGGAATAGGtcgattttaattattaaaattgaatAGTTAAAGAGAATTTTCAAATCCTATGATGCGTTTGCATGTTATTAGTTACCTATatggcaactgcagctgcatcaCTGTGGCGACATTACTGGTGCGGCATTGACGCGgacactgtcactgtcaattttcaTGATAAAATGAATGATGGATTGAACGTTCTAATCGCAGCAGTAATGCGGCAacaaacgtcactcattttgaCAAGGGAattgacaataataataataaaaatattgtttatttcaagttttaaactcatacaatacaataatagcaCACGCTTCCCGTTACCGGTTTTATTAAAGTTTCATATTCACCGGTCACCGGTTTTATTCAGTTCCAAGACCTTTCATATATATTAACGATAACATGACAAAGTAAAAACTATGATTACATACAAAATCATTATTTGGTTCAGGATTACATTTGCAAAACCTACAAAGTACATTTTTGCAAACTTAATGTTTGTTGCTGCTCATGTGAAAAGATACTTCATATGAAGGAGAAAACACATCTTGAATTATTGAGCTGAAAAGTTATACTGAGATGTTATGTAGAAAATCGTTGGCTAGTTATTTCTACTAATCGATGTTGAATTCTGGGAACATACGGTTATAGACTATAGGATGATTTTTGAAGCTAACATAGTACATGGTACATGTTTTATTTCGGGTTAACGAGGATTTCTTTCAGTGGATGTTCcacttaacctttcgtatgcgcatgtcaaaaaattgccgtataaatagcaatcgtgacaacttcatgtttaagttgaatatatatggagcagatctgctcctaagtaTACGAAAGGGTAATAAATTATTGGGGTGTAATTTACTTTGTCTGTGGTTACAGAaacagttttattattttgaccccaGCGTTTTTCTTACCTATAACATGACTAGGATGCCTAGGATAAGTATACAACAAGGACaagtatataacatttttttaaatgttttaattagtATGTGATAATTGAAGTTTTCGTAGGTAGCCGATATCTAAGCGTAGgtatgtactgtccgcgcgccaattccgtgcattcggaggttgAGGAAatggggggtgtgcgccgcgcccgtacgtacaaaatgacaccactctgttatgacgcccaacattcctaacattcctcagaaCGGAACGggattcgcgcgcggacagtacatcaCCTATGAAGGCCAATAGGAACTTGATCTTAACACTCTTTCGTgcatcttacttacttacaggTGCAAGTGAGATACGCTGCTagtaataacatatttttaattttcgaaAGACGCTTCAGAATTATTAGCATTATTAACCATCAACTGAAATTTCTGTTTAcaaacatatatgtatttttatttttgtattgtttgttaaaaaaagaaCCCTTAGATTTTACATGCTCGTTTCAACATTTGTAAGGTACTGGGATCTAATTCACTTAACTAGCTGGTTCATGCATGATGGCACAAACTTGCCAACGGGTGGTCATTCACGCGAGATTATAGGATTTGTTCACTACCTATACTATCACTTCACAGCACAAAGCTGAAAACACAGTCTGTTGCTTATAATAACTATCAAAACGAATACGGATTGTAATTTAAAGTTTAAGTGTCACATGttacaatacatacatataggttCGGCGAAAAAATTTTGATCTTGTCAAGtctcataaataattattaacataTATAACTAGTACAAAACATTAATTCAGTATTGCAAATATCACTTAAATTACTACTGGTTAATTCATTCAATCTGGCGGTAACATTTGTTGTACCTATTTCAAAACACGAGATCATTCTTTGACGTATACATACCtatttagaatttgaaattaCATGGTAACTCATGAGTGACATAATAATCAGTGATAAATTAGCAAGATATTGTACATAAGGTATAAAAGATAAGTTTTTTTAATCAGAAATAGTACCTAGTCGGAATCTCTTCGATCTAGAGTTTTTTCGAAGCAATCAATACCTACTCTGAGAAACGCCACCAAATGTTCAGATTTtttgaatattattaaatacattttattttattctttttctatatttatttaggtaagtacCGCACTTTTCTAAACAGCAATGATTATGTTCATTTTCGGGTTTCAACTTTCAAGCCATTACAGCACTCTTGTATCAAATTTTACAAGTTAAAACAATAagcagcgggcgcagcatggttccatttttatcgcctgtcactatgcccgtcactttcacacttacatacttgttaaaacgtgacaggcatgttgacaagcgacaaaaatgcgaccgtgtTACCGTCGCAGGggaatgttaaaattaaaattgcatgCATATTATGCAccaaagtagtttttttttaatatcgtttttttaaataagttggTCAAGCatatcttgtcagtagaaaaaggcgcgaaattcaaattttctatgggacaatatcccttcgcgcctacatttcttaaaatttgccgcctttttccactgacaagatttgcttgaccaactatatatacttTGCTTtgctataaattgaaataaattcaaCGTTATTTCTTTGTTCGTctagaaatattttaatatgttaatattatttatattatagaaatcatttatttctagGCAAAAAGCTCCATGATCTTAGTCATCAATCTAGCAACTAACGAGGccttattatatttaacattaggtacttacactGTAAACTTTCTACCATGATTGAGTCAAATTATTCAAAAGAAACATACATCAGCCTGCATTTATTCTACCAATCCAAACTCACTTCTTTCTGGACGCGGGTCAGTCTCCGGAGTGAAGAAGTCCAGCTTGGCGGACTCGTTGTACACGTCGTACACGGTGGCATTGCAGGTGACGCGCAGGCGGCCGCCGGGGAACAGGTCCGGGGAGACCTTCAGCTCTACGCCCACGCTGGCCCAGGACAGCCCGCCGTCCCACGGGTGCAAGGTGGTCTCGGATGAACGCAGCTGGAATGAGATAGGACGTcaaattagaatagaatacgagcaataataatacacgattacctatttaaatatttacgtataagactattttttgctatgggctaccatttacgagttatttacgaaaaactataaaaagggacctttaaaccttatctttattacaaaaaaatataatcgtTACACTCTGACCTATGTAGTTAGGTATCTATGTAcctaaacgtaaaataaaaaagattgaTATGAATTAAATCTGAAtactaatacatatttttcCACCTTCTACGTGAACCAAGACGCGAGCCATCATAGGTAACTATGTCGtagacataattataattatataatataattttcgataataatatacctgaacaacattttttttataccatcaccaaaacataatattttggTAGGCATTCGGAGCTTATAGGTTTTCCTACCATTTACCTCAGGCGGTTGGCAAAGAAGTTGCGCAGCGATTTTCTAGTAGAGGGTAGCTGAGTTTTGAGACTAagactaatttatttattacatttttacttacatacttaacataatacaaatacaaaaaatcatttaatcagTCCTAGCTGACCATATTAATTTCTTACCAGCCGCTTCAGTTAATCGGTAGAACCTTAGAACTGCAAGAGGAAGCGAGGGTTAGTTCCCGAATCGCCGGATTCTTGTTTCGCCGGATTCTTGTTTCGTCGGATTCTCGTATATTCGGATTGTGACGTACTAAAGCAAATCTGGCGAAACAAGAATCCGGCGAATCGGGCGCGCGCGAGTTGTAGATAATAGGGTTTTGGTACGAACCGGTTCATCGTTGATGTAAATCGTGAGGTTGGCAGGCGGCTTGGCGGGCGCGGAAGTGCAGTTGGTCCGCATCAGCTCTCCCGGCTGGTACTTCTCCTTCTCTGCTTGCAGCACTGGCTGACTCTCTGGTGTCACTGAAATAAGCGGTGTTTGCATTTAATGTTATGCAATGGTTTACCCGAATGATGTAATGGCTAAATTGGTCGAagtgacactcaaaggcccgtgtcaccccaataataataaaacggcTAAATGGCAACACATCCTTATGGTGACAAAAGTGTGCTAACTGTCCCTTACTGTACgattatagttatttacgatacaagtgcagaGAGTAGGAAATTTTCAaagagtggtgataaattaaaacacgaccgaagggagggAGGGAAGGGAGGGAGggaaatcgacacgagttgcgaattacctaatTCGCACGTGTAACGTAAAACGTTATATAACCTTGTACTGtaagacatttatttttatgttgttCCTTTATTACTGAAAATAATCAGATACACCGTTGGAAAGTATTGGCATCGGTAAATCAGTGTCGGTACGCAATCGTACAGGAAAATGTTAGGCTTTCTTAGaatataaacgcaatattttttttgtgctattacccgctgacagacggacagataatAAAGGCTTTAATAATAGATCTAGTCTTCCGTTACCTTTCGGGCACAAAACCAACCGATACCACATTAATATAGTTAGTGATAATAAGGCGACATCGCTAAGGAAGTAGCTTACCTACCTATTCCTTAGTTTTATCAAACTAAAGAAAAAGCAATCAGTTCAGCAATCCTCGCCACTAGCCAATCATATTACTTTGCTTTTGCGGTCAGCACTTCAAGTTCCCACTAACTTCTAATGTCTGACTTCGAAGTTCAGTGGTCGGTAGTTATGAAACTGTACCCACctttaaaattttaagtttttatttttctaaataactaAAGATAATTAAGATGATAATTTAAAGTACCAATTTTTGTACTCTTTCGCATGACCTTGGATATCACAATTATATTATGCGAATTTCAATCAAATGATGCCATTCATACAAACGATAAGGTAAGAAAAAAGTTATATTCCGGACATTTGTAAGATGACAAAATTGTATTGTAAACAAGTAGTAGTAACAATTTAAGACTCGCTAACAATCGCTAGGAGTGGCGCCACCTAGACGAGGCCTATGTCAAAGACAGTctgacaaagaagaagaaatagaaaaagaataaaaacgtaaataaataaatgggtaCTTACTTGTATAATTGTaaaagaaaatgtaaaaacctgtcaggaaaaactttttttacaaacaaaaatcactatataaaAGAtccaaatttacaaaattcggtaGCGACCCCTAAAACGTAATtgaaaattctgaaaaaatccacctttgttttttttagtagAAGACAGTAAATTAAGTGGGTGAGATATACTTAGAACATTTTAACTTCAACGAAATAAGCAACACCCTAATAGTATATATATAGCCAATAAACTTggctataatgttttttttttttaatgtgtaataatTGCTTAAAATGTCCTCCCATTTGGTTCTCCGACTAATTGTTTGTCCGAGAACAATAAATGTtgcaataataaaaacattattaatagTGGCAAAATACGGGGCCTTTGGCTTACCAACGACATCAAGAAACTGAGTTGCGGTCTGGGTGGAGAAGGTGCTATCAGCGGTGACCTCGCAACTGAAGTTGCCCGCGAGACTCGGCTCCAGCCTCCGAAGGACTACTTTCTTGTCATCAGAATTGTTCATCTGAAATTTATAGTGGTCTTCATAGAGAACACGAATCCGTATTTTTCGTATCgttccgttttttatttatttatcagatCTTCGCAATTTAATGTCTGTTCCTATattttaggccaagcaataagaaggtattgagataatgctaggaacacaatttttgacttcgtagctttatttggactagttaggaggtgaacatatcaaaagtccccggccgtaaccctggtgctggggggagaggggggtttgaaggttccatttttcggtttttcgattatatctcggaaactatgcgtctgagcgacttggccacttatacaaaatgaaaagtgatttaattcaTTACAAGGTTTATTAAGTCGTTTTTTGATATtctgtatagtttttgagatatccgctcttgaaggtttatttatggCTCTCATTttgatcttgattatctacatcagtgaagctgctaggccgggtgtGGTAACGTTTTCGCATAAATCAGGAGtactgaattcatttatggtatcaacattaacacctttccgaaaaaaaaacatataaactttaaacatataacttttttatatgtttaaagtttattaattgatttagttgaaatttggtaaatagatgttttaagtccccaGACAGGATAtaacatagtttttatctcaaaaatcatactttgaaggggtgaaatttggtgtgagctTCTCCTCCGAAGTTGAATTCAAGAGGTTAATActtactgtttaaatttaggtttgaagtgaattttggtatcattttcaactaaatcaaacatgtagaccatcccaaatattatttaaataggttcagcggttattgatttcccatacaaatttccaccccacttttcacaccctcaaaagatgattttggttataaaatctatcctatgtactgtcccgggactcaaaccatctctataccaaatttcaactaaatcggttcagcggtttaagtgtgaaaatgtttaaaaaaaaaaacatttttttaaattttgtttttacttaggaattgTGTCAATgttgaatgaataaatgaattcaggagccccgatttatacgaaaacgataccaaacccggcctag
The sequence above is drawn from the Cydia strobilella chromosome 2, ilCydStro3.1, whole genome shotgun sequence genome and encodes:
- the LOC134754236 gene encoding uncharacterized protein LOC134754236 isoform X2 — translated: MDVTSIGNVKLLIEPSIVKRNGTAVLTCYRDMQGAPLYTAKWYRGNHEFYRYTPLENPSTRVFGLPGIFVDMNNSDDKKVVLRRLEPSLAGNFSCEVTADSTFSTQTATQFLDVVVTPESQPVLQAEKEKYQPGELMRTNCTSAPAKPPANLTIYINDEPLRSSETTLHPWDGGLSWASVGVELKVSPDLFPGGRLRVTCNATVYDVYNESAKLDFFTPETDPRPERITLGSNATRCFTSWLLIFFVLFLPIVLAQDYGMFNQDVFNEAYDNNFEENYDDNLYLIGSTPKKPLLSLIGH
- the LOC134754236 gene encoding uncharacterized protein LOC134754236 isoform X1; this translates as MIRRLKSTFLFIFLHCFGDVTSIGNVKLLIEPSIVKRNGTAVLTCYRDMQGAPLYTAKWYRGNHEFYRYTPLENPSTRVFGLPGIFVDMNNSDDKKVVLRRLEPSLAGNFSCEVTADSTFSTQTATQFLDVVVTPESQPVLQAEKEKYQPGELMRTNCTSAPAKPPANLTIYINDEPLRSSETTLHPWDGGLSWASVGVELKVSPDLFPGGRLRVTCNATVYDVYNESAKLDFFTPETDPRPERITLGSNATRCFTSWLLIFFVLFLPIVLAQDYGMFNQDVFNEAYDNNFEENYDDNLYLIGSTPKKPLLSLIGH